In Acidobacteriota bacterium, the genomic stretch GCCCCGGCGTAGTTGCTCCAGAGGGCGACCTTGCAGACCGGACAGCGGTGGATATTCTGTCCCTTGCCGCTCTCGGAGGGGGTGTCGATGACCTCGGTCCGGCCGCTGAGAATCTCGATCCTGTCGCTTTCGACCAGGGCGTTGATCGCGAACGCCGATCCGGTTTCCCGCTGACACCACCGGCAGTGGCAGCAGTGAACGAAGAGCGGCGGTGTCGTCAGGCGATAACGAACCGTACGGCATGCGCATCCGCCCTCTACGGGATGGAAGCTCTCGTCGTGCATGATTTTTCTCCCTCGCGGTAAGCCGGATTGCTCGAGCCTTGTACGGTCCTCGATACTGCCATATGAAGCAGATCGAAAACGCTCCTTTCTCCTGCTGCCCGTCTCGGATCACAGCCATTCGTGGTTGTTGGTGTACTTGGTGATGATCTGGTTGCGGAGCTTGCGGTAGAGCTCGACAACCTTTTCCATGCACTCGCGCGTATGGTCGGTCAAAAACGCTTCCGCCTCCTCTGGTGAGCTGCGATAGAGCTCGAGGGCCTGTTGCTCGATCTGCTCCTGGGAGGAGAAGAACGATGCCTCGAGCGGGTCGCGCGCGGCCCTGACGTCCTCTATCGCGTCCTGGAAACGGAGATAGAGCAGGTTGTCCACGAAGTCGATCAGCCAGCGCGCGGAGTCCTCGGAGAAGGCCTCCGGGTCGTAGGTCTGGTAGAAGGGTGAGACTTCCTGCACTCCGGCATGGATCGGCACGTAGGTGCTGACGTACTGGTTGTCGAGGTAGAGCCAGTAAACCCCGCCAATGTCGTCCGGCAGCCAGGAACGGAGCTGGGCGACCATGCCGTAGCCGCCCTTCGACACGTTGCGATGCCAGGTGATGTCGAGAAGCTGGCGAAGGTGTGAGGTCGGGAACGGGGTGGTGAGCGGGCTCTTGACCAGCTGGCCCTCGTCATTCGGCACCAGCCAGTCGGTATCGGCGGTCATGTCGTAGATCGTGCCCTCGAAGACCGAACGCTGGAAGCGGATCACGTCCTGCACCGACAGCTTTGTCTCGGGCTTGACCGAGAACGGATAGAAGGACAGCGGCTCGATCGGATGGTGGTAGGCGTTGTATCCGTCGAACGGCTTTTTCAGGCTGCGGTCGGGCCACTCCTTGAGGGACGGGGCGACCGTCGAGTAGAAGAGCCACAGACGGTTGATCGCCCACTCGCCGGTGACCGGTGGGGAATAGGCGTCCTGCCACACGAACGGCTTGCCTCCCTTCGGGTCGTACCAGCCGTGATCGATCGCCAGTTGCCTGTAGTTCGGCGAGAGCATGAAGTTGGTCGGGTCGGCCGGATCGACTTCCTTGATGATGCTCCAGTTTGGAATCACGGTCACGTGGTCATCAGGCACCCGCTGTGCGGCCCAGACGGCACCGAGCTCGCCCGTCTTCGGATCCCAGCTCTGGCCGACGCCGAAGACCTCCATCACCCAGGCCTCGTTGGGATCGGCGATTGCCAACGCCTCGGAGCCTCCGGCGGAGGGGAGGAAACCGTACTCCTCGACCAGCGAGCCGATCAGCTCGACAGCTTCACGCGCGGTGGTGCACCGTTGCAGGGCGAAAGCCTGCGCCTGCTCGATGGTCATGATCTGCTTGGCGCCCTTTTCGCGATCTGCGCCCAGTTCCTCGCGTTGGCTCATGGTGGACTCGGCGATCGCCAGCTGGTGCTCGTTGATGTGCGAGTAGGCCGAGTGGAAGTAACGGTAGGTCCGCTCGACCTGCGGGATGTGGCCGATGATCTCGCCGTAGGTCTTGAACGGCACCGTGGCGTCCAGCATGCCGAGGTAGACCGGGGCCATCGAGCCCGGCTCGTGTGTCTGCGCCGGAACCACGTGCAGCCGGCAGTCCGGGGCCGCCCCGGTGTGTGACGTGATCACCGATCCGTCGCTCGACGCCTTCTTGCCGACGACGATGTCGGTGCAGGTCAGACCGCTGGCCGGTGCGAGCAGACCAAACACCAGTGCGAGAACGAGAATCTTGCGGGTCATCTTCCGCCTCCTTGCTGACCAGCATCCTATCTCACGTGAGATGGGGCAATTGTCCGAATCTGCCTCTGTTTTCGGGGAACCGACCCTGGTTTACATGGGGATCGGTATCTTTCGTTTTTCGGGATCGGGGTGCATTCGATAGAAGATGGCCATCTTGCCCACTGTGCCGACACATTCGCAGTCGAGACGATCCTCGATGACCGGAACGAACCGTTCCCGCTCGTCCCGTTCGGCGGCAATCTTCACCTTGACCAGTTCGTGCGCCCGGAGAGCGTCGTCGATGGCGTGCAGGACGCTCTCGCTCACCCCTTCCTTGCCGACCTGCACCAACGGCCTCTTGCCGTGGGCCAGGCCGCGCAGGAACTTCCTGTGTGATCCCTTGAGTCCGCTCACGATACCTCCTGCCTCACGGCTGCAGGGTAACATCTGCGGTCGTCGGGCACCTCTTCCGGGTAGGGGGGATCGCGATCGATGGGATGGCTCCGGGTTTTCTCATGCTCCCGGGACCTTCAGATCGGTTGGCGTCTCCGGGGCGGTCCGGGTCGACAGGTTTGGCGGCAGGTGACCGACGTCGCCGAAGGAGAGCAGCTTCATCGCTCCGTCGGCCCGGATCTTTACGACCGTCAGGCTGCAATTGCCGATCGACATGCGGAGCCAGGATTCGGTGTCGACTCCGAGGACCTTGGTCACGAAGTAGCGGATCACGTTGCCGTGGCAGACGACGATATCGTGGCGGTCGGCATCTGGAGAGGGCGCGAAGTAGATGGGGAACGCCTCTTCGAGCTGCTGCGTGCAGGCCTCCAGATCCGCCTTCTCCTCGTGCTCCATGATGTCCTGGCGCCAGGTCGGCGGAGTGCACTCGCGAATCAGCCGCGAACTCTGAAGCTCGAGGTCCGGAAATTCCTGGCCGATCACCAGCGCGGTCTCCCTCGCCCGGGTCATGGTGCTGCTGTGGAGCGAGCTCATTTCGACCGGCAGCCCGCGGAGCCTCGCGCCGATAATGCGGGCCTGGGCCACTCCCAGCGGCACCAGGCCCTTGCCGACGTCCGGATCGCGTTCGTCGTCGTGGTCATACTCGCCGTGCCGGATGAGATAGACGGTCCTGATACCGTCGGTCTTTTCTGCTTGCTCGCCCGACCATCCGCCGGTCGGCGCCAGGGAAAAGCAGAGGCAGGCAGCGGCGACCACGGCAATCGTTCTCTTCGCGACGCGGTTTGAATTGTTCATCACGGCTCCCCTGATCGAGATCATACCCTTTCGAACGGAGATGGTTCCTGCTCCCGACGGAGGATCTGAGCCGGGGGAGAGGATGTAGGATATCTTCGAAGAAACCCAACAAGCCGAGTCCAACGGAGGTGGAGCCATGCGTCGTCCTTTGATCGTCGGTTGTTTCGTCCTGGCGAGCCTGTTCCTCGTCGTCGGGTGTTGTCAGAACTCGTGTGTCGGAGATACCGAACAGCAGAACATGGCTATCATCCGGGCCGCCCACACTGCCTTGGAGAGAGGGGATCTCGAGGGATTCAAGGCGTTGATCGCACCGGACTACGTGCGTCACTGCCAGGCGATGCCCCCGGAATTCCAGGAGCTGCACGGGACCGAGGAGTTCTTCAAGTTCATCGAGGAGTTCATCGTCGCTGTCCCGGAATATGAGGACACGCTCGGTCCGATGATGGCCAGCGGAGACATGGTCGCGTACGTGTCGACGATGAAGGGGGTCCAGACGGGTCCGATGGGCGATCTGCCTCCGACCGGCAGGGAATTCACTCTGGTCAACATCATCATTCAGAGGCTCGAAAATGGGAAGGTCGCGGAGACCTGGGTGAGCTGGGACAACGTGGCCTTCCTCTCGCAGCTCGGACACTTCCCGCCACCCGCACAGGTTGACCCGCAGGATTCTCGGGAGAGCTCCTGACCCTGGTTATAGCTGTGACTCGAGGCG encodes the following:
- a CDS encoding GFA family protein, yielding MHDESFHPVEGGCACRTVRYRLTTPPLFVHCCHCRWCQRETGSAFAINALVESDRIEILSGRTEVIDTPSESGKGQNIHRCPVCKVALWSNYAGAGGRIHFLRVGTLDNPDRVPPDIHIFTSSKQPWVIIPDGVPSVPEFYRYTDHWPEASIDRYRAAVRSPEY
- a CDS encoding C69 family dipeptidase, which translates into the protein MTRKILVLALVFGLLAPASGLTCTDIVVGKKASSDGSVITSHTGAAPDCRLHVVPAQTHEPGSMAPVYLGMLDATVPFKTYGEIIGHIPQVERTYRYFHSAYSHINEHQLAIAESTMSQREELGADREKGAKQIMTIEQAQAFALQRCTTAREAVELIGSLVEEYGFLPSAGGSEALAIADPNEAWVMEVFGVGQSWDPKTGELGAVWAAQRVPDDHVTVIPNWSIIKEVDPADPTNFMLSPNYRQLAIDHGWYDPKGGKPFVWQDAYSPPVTGEWAINRLWLFYSTVAPSLKEWPDRSLKKPFDGYNAYHHPIEPLSFYPFSVKPETKLSVQDVIRFQRSVFEGTIYDMTADTDWLVPNDEGQLVKSPLTTPFPTSHLRQLLDITWHRNVSKGGYGMVAQLRSWLPDDIGGVYWLYLDNQYVSTYVPIHAGVQEVSPFYQTYDPEAFSEDSARWLIDFVDNLLYLRFQDAIEDVRAARDPLEASFFSSQEQIEQQALELYRSSPEEAEAFLTDHTRECMEKVVELYRKLRNQIITKYTNNHEWL
- a CDS encoding YhbY family RNA-binding protein, whose translation is MSGLKGSHRKFLRGLAHGKRPLVQVGKEGVSESVLHAIDDALRAHELVKVKIAAERDERERFVPVIEDRLDCECVGTVGKMAIFYRMHPDPEKRKIPIPM
- a CDS encoding histidine phosphatase family protein, coding for MNNSNRVAKRTIAVVAAACLCFSLAPTGGWSGEQAEKTDGIRTVYLIRHGEYDHDDERDPDVGKGLVPLGVAQARIIGARLRGLPVEMSSLHSSTMTRARETALVIGQEFPDLELQSSRLIRECTPPTWRQDIMEHEEKADLEACTQQLEEAFPIYFAPSPDADRHDIVVCHGNVIRYFVTKVLGVDTESWLRMSIGNCSLTVVKIRADGAMKLLSFGDVGHLPPNLSTRTAPETPTDLKVPGA
- a CDS encoding ester cyclase; translation: MRRPLIVGCFVLASLFLVVGCCQNSCVGDTEQQNMAIIRAAHTALERGDLEGFKALIAPDYVRHCQAMPPEFQELHGTEEFFKFIEEFIVAVPEYEDTLGPMMASGDMVAYVSTMKGVQTGPMGDLPPTGREFTLVNIIIQRLENGKVAETWVSWDNVAFLSQLGHFPPPAQVDPQDSRESS